The genome window CAGCGGCGAGCCAAGGTGCATCGTCGAGGCAATAAACCCGATCCCCGTCAATACCCACAGGCCGAACATGCTGCCCACCACGCGCTGCTCCTGCTCACGGGAAAGCTTGCCTGTCATCAGCGCCAGCGCCAGAACAATAAAGCCGCCTACGACGCACTGGCCGAAGACCGTAAAGACCATCAGCGGCCATTCATGCCATCCGTTTCCCATCTCACACCTCCTTCGGGTTCGCCAGGTAACCGGTGGTATCGCCACACGGCCGGGCATTGGCGTTAGGTTTGATAACGATACTCGGCCGGGTAAAGTGCGCCGACGGCAGCGGCGCTACCGCGGCCAGCTGGCCGTGCTTAGCGCGCAGTTCGGCAATCGGCCCGAAATCCAACGCCCGCAGCGGGCAGGCCTCGACGCAGATCGGCTTTTTCCCCTCGGCGACGCGC of Flammeovirga agarivorans contains these proteins:
- a CDS encoding DmsC/YnfH family molybdoenzyme membrane anchor subunit, whose product is MGNGWHEWPLMVFTVFGQCVVGGFIVLALALMTGKLSREQEQRVVGSMFGLWVLTGIGFIASTMHLGSPL
- a CDS encoding 4Fe-4S dicluster domain-containing protein, giving the protein FVVVNEEVCIGCRYCHMTCPYGAPQYNADKGHMTKCDGCHERVAEGKKPICVEACPLRALDFGPIAELRAKHGQLAAVAPLPSAHFTRPSIVIKPNANARPCGDTTGYLANPKEV